From a single Streptomyces misionensis genomic region:
- a CDS encoding cupin domain-containing protein — protein sequence MKAFRLDDLEAERAANEGAYLQFLRERNMSVGLYALDAGEHDPQKPHNQDEVYFVVSGRASITVGLETTEVARGSVVYVPAGVAHKFHHISEDLRVLVVFSPPEA from the coding sequence ATGAAGGCATTCCGGCTGGACGACCTGGAGGCGGAACGCGCCGCCAACGAGGGTGCCTACCTACAGTTCCTGCGCGAGCGGAACATGTCGGTCGGGCTCTACGCCCTCGACGCGGGCGAGCACGACCCGCAGAAGCCGCACAACCAGGACGAGGTGTACTTCGTCGTCAGCGGCCGCGCGTCGATCACCGTCGGCCTGGAGACGACCGAGGTGGCGCGGGGCAGCGTCGTGTACGTGCCCGCCGGCGTCGCGCACAAGTTCCACCACATCAGCGAGGACCTGAGGGTGCTCGTCGTCTTCTCTCCGCCCGAGGCGTGA
- a CDS encoding low molecular weight protein-tyrosine-phosphatase — MTYRVCFVCTGNICRSPMAEYVFRARVAEAGLEEHVEIDSAGTGGWHEGEPADPRTVAVLHDHGYDCDHIARQFQPSWFARLDLVIALDAGHLRALRRLAPTEADARKIRLLRTYAHASPGSPAPDDPPAVGDDLDVPDPYYGGLDGFEECLEMVEEASTGLLAAVREHLEGRAA, encoded by the coding sequence ATGACCTACCGCGTCTGCTTCGTGTGCACCGGAAACATCTGCCGTTCCCCGATGGCCGAGTACGTCTTCCGCGCGCGGGTGGCGGAGGCCGGGCTGGAGGAACACGTGGAGATCGACAGCGCCGGCACCGGCGGCTGGCACGAGGGCGAGCCCGCCGACCCGCGCACCGTCGCCGTCCTGCACGACCACGGCTACGACTGCGACCACATCGCGCGCCAGTTCCAGCCGTCGTGGTTCGCCCGCCTCGATCTGGTGATCGCCCTGGACGCGGGACACCTCAGGGCCCTGCGCCGGCTCGCGCCCACCGAGGCGGACGCGCGCAAGATCCGGCTGCTGCGTACGTACGCCCACGCCTCGCCCGGATCCCCCGCCCCGGACGATCCCCCCGCGGTCGGTGACGACCTCGACGTGCCGGACCCGTACTACGGCGGTCTGGACGGCTTCGAGGAATGCCTTGAGATGGTGGAGGAGGCGAGCACCGGTCTGCTCGCCGCCGTACGGGAACACCTGGAAGGACGGGCGGCATGA
- a CDS encoding DUF5326 family protein, producing the protein MRGIFAGLPWWVKWVAVPVIALVVFGGLIASVVGFVIGLLFKVLVFVALVGGLIYIVRKFMSNSSSHSDW; encoded by the coding sequence ATGCGAGGGATCTTCGCGGGACTGCCGTGGTGGGTGAAGTGGGTCGCGGTGCCGGTCATCGCCCTGGTCGTCTTCGGCGGGCTGATTGCGAGCGTCGTCGGTTTCGTGATCGGGCTGCTGTTCAAGGTCCTGGTCTTCGTGGCCCTGGTCGGCGGTCTGATCTACATCGTGCGCAAGTTCATGTCGAACTCCTCCTCGCACAGCGACTGGTGA
- a CDS encoding phage holin family protein has protein sequence MKNFVVKTIANAGALAVAVWLLDKITLTGAGTAGKAGTLIVVALIFGLVNWLVKPVLKVLTFPLFILTLGLITLVVNALMLLLTSWVCGKLQLSFHVEGFWTAVLGGLIISVVSWALHMILPDED, from the coding sequence ATGAAGAATTTCGTAGTCAAGACGATCGCGAACGCGGGAGCCCTGGCGGTGGCCGTATGGCTCCTGGACAAGATCACCTTGACCGGTGCCGGCACCGCCGGGAAGGCCGGCACGCTGATCGTCGTCGCGCTGATCTTCGGCCTGGTGAACTGGCTGGTCAAGCCCGTTCTGAAGGTGCTCACCTTCCCGCTGTTCATTCTGACGCTGGGCCTGATCACCCTTGTCGTCAACGCATTGATGCTGCTGCTGACCTCGTGGGTGTGCGGCAAGCTCCAGCTGAGCTTCCATGTGGAGGGGTTCTGGACGGCCGTCCTCGGCGGGCTGATCATCTCGGTCGTCTCCTGGGCCCTGCACATGATCCTTCCGGACGAGGACTGA